A region from the Aegilops tauschii subsp. strangulata cultivar AL8/78 chromosome 5, Aet v6.0, whole genome shotgun sequence genome encodes:
- the LOC109747647 gene encoding serine carboxypeptidase 1-like yields the protein MKAADMITALPGQPEGVDFNQYGGYVTVDEENGRALFYYLVESPSGASDKPLVLWLNGGPGCSSLGYGAMQELGPFRVTEDNKTLSRNMNAWNNVANVIFLESPAGVGFSYSNTTADYDLSGDERTADDAYVFLVKWLERFPEYKGRVFYISGESFAGHYVPELAATILLHNTYNNRTIINLQGILVGNPYLDANRNIKGAINYYWTHAVMSDEVYANITKNCDFDSVDGTFTNAACNGAVDGFSAGNIDGYDIYAPVCIDEPNGGYHPSGYLPGYDPCSDYPTHAYLNDPAVQMAFHARMTKWTGCTNLNWKDAPMSMLPTIKWLIESKLSIWIFSGDFDTVCSLPGTRYSIQDLGLSVTTPWRPWTAKEEVGGYVQQYAGGFTFLSVRGAGHLVPSFQPERALVMLSSFLNGMLPPYVEQQ from the exons ATGAAGGCGGCCGACATGATCACGGCGTTGCCCGGGCAGCCGGAGGGCGTTGACTTCAACCAGTACGGCGGGTACGTGACCGTCGACGAGGAGAACGGCCGCGCGCTCTTCTACTACCTCGTCGAATCGCCCTCTGGTGCCTCGGACAAGCCACTCGTGCTGTGGCTCAACGGAG GGCCAGGATGCTCGTCGCTAGGCTACGGGGCAATGCAGGAGCTCGGCCCCTTCCGTGTGACCGAGGACAACAAAACCCTCAGCAGAAACATGAACGCCTGGAACAACG TGGCTAACGTGATCTTCCTCGAGTCACCGGCTGGTGTGGGATTCTCTTATTCAAACACGACTGCGGACTACGATCTCAGTGGAGACGAGAGAACCGCCGACGACGCCTACGTCTTTCTGGTGAAATGGCTGGAGAGGTTCCCCGAGTACAAGGGCCGCGTCTTCTACATCTCCGGGGAGAGCTTCGCCGGCCACTACGTGCCGGAGCTCGCCGCCACCATCCTGCTCCACAACACATACAACAACAGAACGATCATAAACCTTCAGGGCATCCTG GTTGGAAATCCGTACCTTGATGCCAACAGGAACATTAAGGGGGCGATCAACTACTACTGGACCCATGCGGTGATGTCCGACGAGGTCTACGCCAATATCACCAAGAACTGCGACTTCGACAGCGTGGATGGTACGTTTACGAACGCCGCATGCAATGGCGCCGTTGACGGGTTCAGCGCTGGCAACATCGATGGCTACGACATATACGCTCCAGTTTGCATTGACGAGCCCAATGGAGGGTACCACCCCAGTGGCTAC TTACCTGGGTATGATCCCTGCAGTGATTATCCTACTCATGCCTACCTCAATGATCCAGCGGTGCAGATGGCTTTCCACGCTAGAATGACCAAGTGGACAGGGTGCAC AAACTTGAACTGGAAAGATGCGCCAATGTCTATGCTGCCAACCATCAAATGGTTGATCGAAAGCAAGCTTTCGATTTGGATATTCAG TGGTGATTTTGATACTGTGTGCTCGCTTCCGGGGACGAGGTATTCCATCCAGGACCTTGGCCTCTCTGTGACCACCCCATGGCGTCCATGGACAGCGAAGGAGGAG GTGGGAGGCTATGTTCAGCAGTACGCGGGGGGATTCACATTCCTCTCCGTGAGGGGAGCTGGCCATCTGGTTCCATCCTTCCAACCTGAGAGGGCATTGGTGATGTTGAGCTCCTTCCTGAATGGGATGCTCCCACCTTACGTAGAGCAGCAGTGA